Part of the Mycolicibacterium thermoresistibile genome, GAGGTCTTCCGGAACATGATCGCCCAGTATGTGCTCGGGCTGGGCAAACCGAGTTACGGGCAGCCGGTGAAGAAGAGCGCATGACCGTTTCGGAGGGCCGCCATGTCCGCCGGCGCAGGTAATCCGCGCCGCCGCGGTAACGAGCCACTCCTGCCGGGGGAAATTCCGCACCGCCGCCGCGGTGAATGTGCAAAGGCCACGGTCAGTGTGGTGAGGCCGCGGTCAGTGTGCAGCCATTGCGCTGAGAGTGTTGCTGTGGCGGGGTTTGGGCCGATGTGGCGCACTGGCGGCACTGCGGGGTATGTGAAGGCGCACTCGCCGCGGGACGTGCACCTTCGCCGCTGAGGTGCCGCCGCCACCGCCCGTGATCACGTTGTCAACACGGTGGCGGCCGCGGTCCCGGGTGCGCCGTAGAGTTGGGCGAAACCGACCTTCGGATTGCCCGGCACCTGGCGGTCACCGGCTTGGCCGCGCAATTGCCGTACCAGCTCGTGGATTTGGCGCAGACCGGACGCGCCGATCGGCTCACCGTTGGCGATGAGCCCGCCGTCGGTGTTGATCGGCAGCGACCCGTTGATCTCGGTGGCGCCCTCGGCCAGCAGCTTCTCCTGTTCACCGTCGGCGCAGAATCCGCATTCGGCCATGTGGATGATCTCCGCGCCGGCATCGGTGTCCTGCAACTGGATCACATCCACATCCGCCGGCGCGACACCGGACTTCTCGAACGCCGCCCGCGCCGCGTATACCGTCGGCGCCACATCCTCCTCGACCGGGGCGAAGGTGGTGTTCACCTCATAGGCGCCGTAACGGCGGGTGCGCACCTCGACCGCCCGCAGATACACCGGCTTGTCGGTGTAGCGGTGCGCGATGTCGGCCCGGCACATCACCACGGCCGCCGCGCCCTCGTTGGGCGCGCAGAACATGTACTGCGTCAACGGGTAGTTGAGCATCGGCGAATCGAGGATGTCCTGCTCGGGGATCGGCTTACGCCGGAACGCATTGGGATTCAACGACCCGTTGCGGAAGTTCTTCGCCGCAACCTTGGCCAACGTCTCCTGGGAAATGTTGTGCTCGTGTAGATAACGGTTGGCCTTCATACCGAAGAACTGGGTGGTCAGATACTGGCCGTTCTCGGCATACCAGCGGGGCATGCCGACCAGCGCCGGATCCTCGGTGAACGCGCCGCGCGGGTGCTTGTCCAGGCCGACTGCGATGCCGATGTCGTAGTCGCCCAACCGGATGCCGTCCGCGCAGGCCTTGGCCGCACTCGCCGCGGTGGCGCAGGCGTTGAACACGTTGGTGAACGGGATACCCGTCAACCCCACCATGCCGACGATCGCGTCCGGGTTGGCCACCGTCCAGCTGCCGCCGGTGGCGAACTGGATATCAGACCACCGCACCCCGGCGTCGGCGACCGCCGCGAAGATCGCGTCCACCCCCATCTGCATCGCGGTCTTACCCTCGAACCGTCCGAACGGATGCAGTCCCACACCGATGATCGCCACGTCATTCACCGTGAAAAGTCCTCTCCGTCAGGCCGGTTGAAAGGCGAGAATATTGTCGTCCGGCCGGGTGGAATCGCCGGGACCAGCGGTCTGGGCATGAATCCTCCGTCTCCGGGTATGAAATCAGTCGGCAAGCAGACAGTCAGGCGATCGCGCCGGAATCCTTCAACTCCGAGATCCGGTCCCAGTCCATGCCGATGTCCATCAGGATGAGCTCGGTGTGCTCGGAGGCCAGCGGAGCCCGGGTGGTTCTCAGCGGCTCGTGGTTGAACTGCACCGGGCCGCGCACCACCTTGAACGGCGGCCCGCCGTCCGCGGCGTCCACTTCCACGATCATGTCGTTGGCGATCGCCTGTTCATCGCCGGCCAGGTCGACCAGGCTCTGGAACGGCGCCCACTGACCCTTCATCGTCTTCAACCGTTCGCGCCAGTAGTCGAACGGCTTGCTGCGGATCGAGTCCGCGATCAGTCGGGCAGCCTCTGCGGCGTTCTCGAACAGCGGCATGACATCGCAGAAGCGGGGATCATCGGCCAGTTCGGGCAGATCCAGATGCTCGAACGCATCGCGGATGTATCCGGTCGGGCTCACGATGCACAGATTGATCGTGCCGCCGTCGGAGGTGAGGTAGTTGCCCAGGAACGGGTTGACGGTCGGCCCTACGGTGTCGGGCATCTGCGACCGCATCGTCTCCCCGGTCTCCATGCCCTGGGTGACACTGGCGCCCGCGGCCCACCAGGCGGTGCTGAGCAGCGAGACATCGATCTCGACGGCCTCCCCG contains:
- a CDS encoding CaiB/BaiF CoA transferase family protein yields the protein MQGVRVLEVAQFTFVPAAGAILADWGADVIKVEHPVRGDTQRGFIHMGGFELNPDRHPLIEHPNRGKRSIGIDISTDGGREVLYEIAKTSDVFLTNYLPVQRQKHKFDVEHIREVNPGIIYARGSAYGDKGPQRDVGGFDGTAFWTRSGIGHALTPEELGGALSQGIPAFGDSIGGMNIAGGIAAALFHRERTGEAVEIDVSLLSTAWWAAGASVTQGMETGETMRSQMPDTVGPTVNPFLGNYLTSDGGTINLCIVSPTGYIRDAFEHLDLPELADDPRFCDVMPLFENAAEAARLIADSIRSKPFDYWRERLKTMKGQWAPFQSLVDLAGDEQAIANDMIVEVDAADGGPPFKVVRGPVQFNHEPLRTTRAPLASEHTELILMDIGMDWDRISELKDSGAIA
- a CDS encoding thiolase family protein yields the protein MNDVAIIGVGLHPFGRFEGKTAMQMGVDAIFAAVADAGVRWSDIQFATGGSWTVANPDAIVGMVGLTGIPFTNVFNACATAASAAKACADGIRLGDYDIGIAVGLDKHPRGAFTEDPALVGMPRWYAENGQYLTTQFFGMKANRYLHEHNISQETLAKVAAKNFRNGSLNPNAFRRKPIPEQDILDSPMLNYPLTQYMFCAPNEGAAAVVMCRADIAHRYTDKPVYLRAVEVRTRRYGAYEVNTTFAPVEEDVAPTVYAARAAFEKSGVAPADVDVIQLQDTDAGAEIIHMAECGFCADGEQEKLLAEGATEINGSLPINTDGGLIANGEPIGASGLRQIHELVRQLRGQAGDRQVPGNPKVGFAQLYGAPGTAAATVLTT